One window from the genome of Podospora pseudocomata strain CBS 415.72m chromosome 6, whole genome shotgun sequence encodes:
- the ICL2 gene encoding mitochondrial 2-methylisocitrate lyase (COG:C; EggNog:ENOG503NU9G) yields MLRTILPSVPRRTLTARLTSALSSGSARAHAVRSLSTTAVTRMSSLPPANPPLTTTSAFEAYQLLPEAQKAGAAEDALFEAQVKEVEAWWASSRFEGIKRDWTAADVVSKRGSLQQNYPSSVMARKLWNLVREREAAGKPIHTLGAIDPIQMTQQAPHQEVLYISGWACSSLLTTTNEVSPDFGDYPYNTVPNQVQRLFKAQSMHDRKHWFLRSKMSPEERAKTPYTDYLRPIIADGDTGHGGLTAVMKLAKLFAENGAAAVHFEDQMHGGKKCGHLAGKVLVPTSEHINRLKAARFQWDVMGTENLVIARTDSESGKLISSSIDVRDHEFILGVADPSVGSLAETLASMEAKGASGSEIDAFEAQWVKSTKLVTFDEAAVAHFEKHGVPQEKIAGYQSAVKADRDMGISERRKLASSITTDAPVYWDWDVPRTREGFYHFRNGMNAATKRALAFGPYADLLWVETGDPNVQVAKDLGQAVRSVYPGKGLVYNLSPSFNWMAHGFTPETLRSFIWDIAKEGFVLQLVSLAGLHSTATISNELAKKFKEDGMAAYVELVQRREKELGVDVLTHQKWSGASYVDAVLGHIQSGSSGSKSMGEGNTEGQFE; encoded by the coding sequence ATGCTGCGCACCATTCTCCCCAGCGTCCCCCGGCGGACCCTGACTGCACGGCTAACCTCCGCCTTGTCTTCCGGATCAGCTAGGGCGCACGCCGTTCGCTCCCTATCTACAACTGCGGTCACCAGAATGTCTTCTCTCCCACCAGCAAACCCACCACTGACCACGACGTCAGCTTTTGAGGCCTACCAGCTCTTGCCCGAGGCGCAAAAGGCCGGAGCGGCCGAAGATGCCTTATTCGAAGCTCAAGTCAAGGAGGTTGAAGCCTGGTGGGCTTCTTCCCGTTTTGAGGGCATCAAGCGCGACTGGACAGCCGCCGATGTCGTGAGCAAGCGCGGCTCCCTCCAGCAAAACTACCCCAGCTCCGTCATGGCGCGCAAGCTATGGAACCTCGTCCGTGAGCGCGAAGCTGCTGGCAAGCCCATCCACACACTGGGCGCCATCGACCCTATCCAGATGACACAACAAGCGCCGCATCAGGAGGTCCTCTACATCTCTGGCTGGGCCTGCTCCTCGCTCTTGACGACCACCAACGAGGTTTCCCCTGACTTTGGCGACTACCCTTACAACACGGTTCCCAACCAGGTCCAGCGCCTGTTCAAGGCGCAAAGCATGCACGACCGCAAGCACTGGTTCCTGCGCTCCAAGATGAGCCCCGAGGAGCGCGCAAAGACCCCTTACACCGACTACCTCCGCCCCATTATTGCCGATGGCGATACCGGTCACGGTGGTTTGACCGCCGTCATGAAGCTGGCCAAGCTCTTTGCTGAGAACGGCGCGGCGGCGGTGCACTTTGAGGACCAGATGCACGGCGGTAAGAAGTGCGGGCATTTGGCTGGCAAGGTTCTCGTCCCAACGAGCGAGCACATCAACCGCCTCAAGGCTGCCCGGTTCCAGTGGGATGTCATGGGAACTGAAAACTTGGTGATCGCCCGTACCGACTCGGAGAGCGGCAAGCTTATTTCGTCATCTATTGATGTCCGTGATCACGAGTTCATCCTCGGTGTTGCGGACCCCTCTGTTGGGTCTCTTGCCGAAACGCTGGCTTCGATGGAAGCAAAGGGTGCCTCTGGTTCAGAGATTGACGCCTTTGAGGCCCAGTGGGTCAAGTCAACCAAGCTGGTCACCTTTGACGAGGCTGCCGTTGCCCACTTTGAGAAGCATGGCGTGCCCCAGGAGAAAATTGCAGGGTACCAGTCTGCCGTCAAGGCTGACAGGGACATGGGCATTTCTGAGCGCCGCAAGCTTGCCTCGTCGATTACCACTGATGCCCCTGTGTACTGGGACTGGGATGTCCCCCGCACCCGTGAGGGCTTCTACCACTTCCGCAACGGCATGAACGCTGCTACCAAGCGTGCGTTGGCTTTTGGTCCCTATGCCGACCTTCTCTGGGTTGAGACTGGTGACCCGAATGTGCAGGTGGCTAAGGATCTTGGTCAGGCTGTCAGGTCGGTCTACCCTGGCAAGGGGCTGGTGTATAACCTCAGCCCCTCGTTCAACTGGATGGCGCATGGGTTTACCCCCGAGACGCTCAGAAGCTTCATCTGGGATATTGCCAAGGAGGGGTTTGTCCTTCAGCTTGTCAGCTTGGCTGGTCTGCACAGCACCGCGACAATCAGCAatgagctggccaagaagtTCAAGGAGGATGGCATGGCTGCTTATGTGGAGCTTGTTCAGAgaagggagaaggagttgggtgttgatgttttgaCACACCAAAAATGGAGCGGTGCTAGCTACGTTGATGCTGTGTTGGGCCATATTCAGAGTGGCAGCTCAGGGAGTAAGAGTATGGGTGAGGGGAATACGGAGGGGCAGTTTGAGTAG